Proteins encoded in a region of the Colius striatus isolate bColStr4 chromosome 18, bColStr4.1.hap1, whole genome shotgun sequence genome:
- the TEPSIN gene encoding AP-4 complex accessory subunit tepsin encodes MAAPLRDRLSFLSRLPLLLRGTADDDQPCPGYLLEEIGKISHESPGSSQCLLEYLLSRLQSSSCHVKLKVLKILLHTCTQGSPQFVLQLKRNACFIREAAVFSGPPDPLHGNSLNQKVRAAAQDLASVLFSDVPLPHPTVPPARPLPPAGMGSSPSPCSSLQGFGFSSEKSSSASTGEVLLSTIQRAAEAVAQAVLPCPEGPRPCPGGLQEDTYEPVRAPSPAPSPPGAAEPPAPTAAHGTRVRHRPGLAGGGWEEADSGHSSRDSSQGNGRTCDSCSKSGSDGHSGASRELPQAPERVDADSPGDCVRELSLVAALTHGARVFLTREEAQHFVKECGLLNCEVVLELLSRALQDPSDSVRMRSMCAISSLMCSDLLSLDHIFAVTRQHLQQLSQGSPGPVANRATKILRQFEALCRDQKGARPGSDASVLSVGSAPCPGDLLTATPLLAGQSVLSPLSPAPQPPAAGHERGLEAERHGQPGAAVPARPCERERVSGLAQGAAAAPALSLFAGMELVARPGAGLCPDPPPAEPRTQSRPQDTRTGAEGSWQPSAFAFLNL; translated from the exons ATGGCGGCGCCGCTGAGAGACCGGTTGAGTTTCCTGAGCCGG ctgccgctgctgctgagGGGAACGGCGGACGACGACCAGCCCTGCCCCGGGTACCTGTTGGAGGAGATCGGCA AGATCTCCCACGAGTcgcctggcagcagccagtgcctgcTGGAGTATCTGCTGAGccggctgcagagcagctcctgccacGTCAAGCTGAAG GTGCTGAAGATCCTgctgcacacatgcacacagggCTCCCCACAGTTCGTCCTGCAGCTGAAGAGGAACGCCTGCTTCATCCGGGAGGCAGCAG TGTTCAGTGGGCCCCCAGACCCCCTCCATGGCAACAGCTTGAACCAGAAGGTGCGTGCGGCCGCGCAG GACTTGGCCAGCGTTCTCTTCTCGGATGTGCCACTGCCTCATCCCACCGTGCCACCAGCCCGGCCCCTGCCCCCTGCCG GAAtgggctccagccccagcccctgcagctccctgcaagGCTTCGGCTTCAGCAGtgagaaaagcagctctg CTTCCACGGGGGAGGTCCTGCTCAGCACCATCCAGCGAGCAGCCGAGGCcgtggcccaggccgtgctgccCTGCCCGGAGGGACCTCGGCCCTGCCCAGGGGGGCTCCAGGAAGACACCTACGAGCCCGTGAGAGCCCCCTCACCCGCCCCCAGCCCGCCCGGCGCCGCGGAGCCCCCGGCACCCACCGCAGCACACGGCACCCGAG TGAGGCACCGGCCGGGGCTGGCCGGGGGCGGCTGGGAGGAGGCGGACAGCGGGCACAGCTCCCGCGACTCCTCGCAGGGCAACGGCCGGACCTGCGACTCCTGCAGCAAATCCGGCAGCGACGGCCACTCCGGGGCCAGCCGGGAGCTGCCCCAGGCGCCTGAGAG GGTGGACGCTGACAGCCCGGGTGACTGCGTGCGGGAGCTGAGCCTGGTGGCAGCGCTGACCCATGGGGCCAGAGTCTTCCTCACCAGGGAGGAAGCACAGCACTTTGTCAAGGA gtGTGGGCTGCTGAACTGCGAGgtggtgctggagctgctcagccGTGCGCTGCAGGACCCGAGCGACAGCGTCCGCATG AGGTCCATGTGTGCCATCTCCTCCCTCATGTGCTCCGACCTGCTCTCCCTGGATCACATCTTTGCCGTGACTcggcagcacctgcagcagctcagccaagGCAGCCCCGGCCCCGTCGCCAACCGAGCCACAAAG atCCTGCGGCAGTTCGAGGCTCTGTGCAGAGACCAGAAGGGCGCCCGCCCGGGCTCCGACGCCTCGGTGCTCAGCGTGGGCTCAGCGCCGTGCCCCGGGGACCTGCTGACGGCCACGCCGCTGCTGGCAGGCCAGAGCGTCCTCAGCCCCCTCAGCCCCGCGCCTCAGCCCCCGGCCGCCGGCCACGAGCGCGGGCTGGAAGCCGAGCGGCACGGGCAGCCCGGGGCCGCGGTGCCGGCCCGTCCCTGCGAGCGGGAGCGGGTGAGCGGGCTGGCACAGGGCGCGGCGGCCGCCCCTGCCCTCTCCCTCTTCGCCGGGATGGAGCTGGTGGCCCGTCCTGGCGCAGGGCTCTGCCCAGACCCCCCGCCGGCAGAGCCACGGACACAGTCGCGGCCCCAGGACACACGGACGGGCGCAGAGGGCAGTTGGCAGCCGTCTGCCTTTGCCTTCCTCAACCTGTAG
- the NDUFAF8 gene encoding NADH dehydrogenase [ubiquinone] 1 alpha subcomplex assembly factor 8, translating to MSGRGVWRRARERLRRFPAALSGCGAEATAYGRCVASAAAGTAELRRDACLEEFWALRDCFARQVKATVK from the exons ATGTCTGGCCGCGGAGTGTGGCGGCGGGCGCGGGAGCGGCTGAGGCGGTTCCCCGCGGCGCTGTCGGGTTGCGGGGCTGAG GCAACCGCGTACGGGCGCTGCGTGGCCTCGGCGGCGGCCGGCACGGCGGAGCTGCGGCGGGACGCGTGTTTGGAGGAGTTCTGGGCGTTGCGGGATTGCTTCGCTCGGCAG GTGAAGGCGACGGTGAAATGA